The genomic segment AGACATCGGtaattaggtggggacacaataccaggcatgaaaCAACTTAGAGGcgcggtatggaaaacaattcggAGTTTTGTAAGTGGCACGGAATATAtgacttcaattttttttcgaagttaattctttgtatttagagcgcacaacaagccgattagtggcttgggtgtatgtccatagtggcatgaggcggattaatatccgcaggctctgaaattttatatgaggtgttttgttatgacctccaataactgtgctaagtatggttaaaatcggttcataacttgatatagctgccatatgagccaatcttgaatcttgatttcttgagccactagagtgtgcaattattatccaattttgcacaaagtcttTGGTTGCGACTCTCAATAagtttgtcaagtatggtctaaatcggttcttaacttgatatagccgatatcatccaatttggctgaaattttgcatgaggtgttttgatatgatttccaacaattgtgctaagtatggtttaaatcggtcgagaaactaatatagctcccatataaaccgatctgggatcttgacttcttaggccaaCGGCCTGAgtgtacaattcttatccgatttggctgaaattttgcatgaagtgtttcgttatgatttctaacaactgtgccaagcatgtttaaaatcggtccataacctgatatagctgccatatataccgatcttggatcttcacttcttgagccactagagggcgcaattttaatccaatttggctgaaattttgcatgaggtgttttgttataatttccaacaactgtgataagtatggtttaaatcggagcataacctgatataactcccatataaactgatctgggatcttgattcattgagccactagagggggcaattcttatccaatttggctgaaattttgcatgaagtgtttcgttatgataattaacaactgtgataagcatggtttaaatcggtacataacctgatagagcttccatataaaccgatctgggatcttgacttcttgagccactagagggcgcaattctcacccgatttggctgaaattttgcacaaagtgttttgttatgatttccaacaactgcgctcagtatggttgaaatcagtccataaccttaaatagctgccatataccgaacttggatcatgactttttgaaccactagagggcgcaattctcatccaatttggctgaaattttgtatgatgtggtttgttatgatttccaataattgtgctaaatatggtttacatcggtatataacctgatatagctcttatataaatcgatctgggatcttgacttcttgagccactagagggcgcaattctcacccgacttggctgaaattttgcacaaaatgttttgttgtgatttccaaaaactgcgctcagtatggttgaaatcagtccataaccttaaatagctgccatataccgaacgtggctcaagaagtcaaaaccccagatcggtgtatatggcagctatatcaggttatggaccgatttgaaccatacttggcacagttgttggatataataacaaaacatgtcgtgcaaaatttcattccaatcggataagaattgcgcactctagaggctcaagaagtcaaaacccaagatcggtgtatatggcagctatatcaggttatggaccgatttaaaccatacttagcacagttgttggatataataaaaaaacatgtcgtgcaaaatttcattccaatcggataagaattgcgcactctagaggctcaagaagtcaagacccaagatcggtttatatggcagctatatcaggttataaactgatttgaaccatacttggcacagttgttggatgtcataacaaaacacgtcgtgcaaaatttcatcccaatcggataagaattgcgcactctagagtctcaagaagtcaagacccaagatcggtttatatggcagctatatcaaaacatggaccgatatagcccatttacaataccaaccgacctacactaataagaagtacttgtgcaaaatttcaagcggctagctttactccttcggaagttagcgtgctttcgacagacggacggacatggctagatcgacataaaatttcacgacgatcaagaatatatatactttatggggtctcagacgaatatttcgagtagttacaatcagaagggcgaaattagtatacccccaatcttatggtggagggtataaaaaataaatcgttAAACTTGGTCCAtggatgagggtatataagatacgtcCCGTTTACCCTAGCTTATGCAAATAAGTGGCCCAAACAATTGGTGTAAAGTCACCTTAAACAATAAATGATTCATAAGCAAATTTAGTTAGTTTAGTTTGCTATGCACAGCATTGAACATTACAATTAAAAGAAGGGAATATCTACAACTATTTAATATTCGACAAGCAAAGTGTCGTTTGCTCTGTACTGCATTAACCGAAAATTTATTCTGTAGGTCAGGCAAGAAGAATTCGAAGAACGTTTTATGGAGGACAGTCTTCGGCAACCATTGCAACTATAAATATGGAAGCATGATTTTAGGGAACTATCAGTTATCCACCCACTGAAGTCATAATCAGTTCATAATTCTtccaaaatgttcaaatttgtaagttaaaacatttaatttttttttgacttaaTTTTTAAATCATAATTCCCATTCTATATAGGCTGTTGTCATCTTTGCCATTATTGCCTGCGCTAGTGCTAAGCCTGGCCTGATTGGTGCTCCTTTGGCTTACACAGCTCCTGCTGCTGTTGTCGCTGCTGCTCCAGCTCCTTTTGTCACAGCCACCAGTAGTCAAGTGATTGCTCGCAACTATAATGGCATTGCTACTGCTCCAGTTGTTGCTCCTGTTGCCGCTCCTGTTGTGGCAAAAACTTTTGCCGCTCCCGTTGCTACCGCTTTCGCAGCTCCCGTTGCCGCTGCCTATAACGCCCCCTTGGCTTACAGCGCTCCATTAGCATATTCTGCCCCCTTAGCTTATGCTGGAGCCCATGCTCCTCTTTTactttaaaataatgtttaaaattgacaaaaaaatggCGATTGATTATTTattgaataacaaaatataaaaaaaatataaatgttttaCACCagtaaaataaaaagtggacgaAAACTTGAAAATATCTTAAATTTGTTGGTACCATTATATGGGGTATAAAGTAAACCTCTAGGTCATATTGTAATTGTTTGCTATGCTAAACAATAGACATGCTAGTTGGAAAATTGGAAATATAACCTTCGAAAGCTTAAAATTAGGAGGTATCTAAACTCAGGAGCTATTTTTGTTCTTGTCAACACTGATCCTTGGAAATTGGCCTCCCACAGCCCTAGTACAAAAACGTGAAATTACTAGTCAGGAATCCGGCCAGCAGTCATGCTTCCTCAGTTCCAGTGTAACTGACTCCCGAGAATTTCGCACTGATTGCCCGATCGACGATCCCTTCCTGGCTAGCTCGTCAGCAATCCGTTCTTATATAGTCGACTCAGCCCgaattttgcttttccttacttgGTTCTGATAAAAATAGCTTATGGTATGATAAAACACTTCCCATCATACATACCTCGCGGCATTGATTTCATAAAAACCAGGGGTAAACCCAGCATTAGTgcaaacaatttaaatttttccgaCGGTGTATTCATTTTAGACCCATCCCTTTATACAGCAGGTCCTGGGAAAGGCGGGGTATACCCAGCCAACGGACCTCTTCTTTGGAAAATGACTTCGAGCCCGTCAACTGTGAGGACACCAAGacaggtaaaacaagtaaaaaggcgttaagttcggccgggccgaactttggatacccaccacctcgggaatatatgtgaaccacctttcatcaaaatccggtgaaaaaagcataccttatgtcccataacagttatatcgaaatatgattcgatttggaccaaatactaataagtacaagccattgttcaatggtgtataactaaatattggtctttggtagctatatctaaaaataaaccgatcagaaccatatacgatacggatgtcgaaaagtctaacaaaagacactgtgtcaaatttcagtgaaatcgaattataaatgagccttttatggggccacgactttaaatcgagatatcggtctacatggcagctatatgcaaatcttgatcgatctaaaccaaattgcagaaatatgtggaggggctttacttaactctctgtcccaaatttcgacaacattggacaacaaatgcgccgtttatatgcccaaaacattaaatggagagattggtctatatggcagctatatccaaatctggacagatctgaccgaaattgaagaaggatgtcgaagggcctaacacaactcactgtcccgaattgcggcgacatcggacaataaatgcgctttttatggccctaaaaccgaaagatcggtctatatggcagctatatccaaatctgggccgatctgtgccataatgcagaagtatgccacggggcttaacctaactcactgtcccgaatttcggcgacatcggacaataaacgcgtcttttataggcctaagaccctcaattggaggatcggtctatatggcagctatatccaaatctggaccgatctgagccaaattgacgaaggatgtcgaagggcctaacataactcactgtcccgaatttcagcaaaatcggataataaatgtggcttttatgggcctaagaccctaaatcggagaatcggtctatatggcagccatatccaaatctgaaccgatctgagccaaattgacgaaggatgtcgaagggcctaacacaactcactgtcccaaatttcagcaaaatcggataataaatgtggcttttatgggcctaagaccctaaaatggcggatcggtctgtatagaggctatatcaagatatagtccgatttagcccatctttgaacttaacctgcttatgaacaaaaaagaatctgtgcaaagtttcagctcaatatctctatttttgaagactgtagcgtaatttcaacagacagacggacggaaatgtctagatcgtcttagatttttatgctgatcaagaatatatatactttatagggtcggaaatggatatttcgatgtgttgcaaacggtgggtataaaaatttgtaatgCTGTATAGGGCATGTCCTGACAAATCGTCCACAAAATTCCCAAGATTCTGACTCTCTTAGTCGAATGTGAAACTTTGTTGAGGTACACCCAACATAATGGTACCTTTATAGACAGACGGAATATTCAGCGTTTCTCTCGGCACCCTCTACCTTGCTCCTGTATCTGAAATATCCTGTAGATGAAATAGCTGTTCAGAGCTTTAAGCCATACCAGGCATCCATAGGAAAAACTGACTGAAACACTGAATCCCCCTTGTGAGGCTATCTTCGACGATTCTTTTCCAGTTCAGTCTCTGGTCAAGAATCAAGTCTAGAAACCGGCAGCTCTGAGCCATACCGCTGATCGTTTGCGAATGTAATCCTAATAATCatggaacattccattatgcgcaacctgtggacgctcccgGTAGCTCTATGTAGAATTTCTCATGATACCTATGAAATCCACACAAATCTGTGCTCAGAGTTTCAGCTCGTGTGCTGCTCCCAGCTATCCCGTGCAGGCGCAGTCTGTGCCTCAATAAGGGCATTCCTCCTTGCGCTTGTATCTTCTTTTTCATCTTGCAGAGGGCACAGTTGCTCCAAGCTCATAGTAATTGCAGACAATACCATGCCATGAAAGGTCAAAATTAAACCAACGAGGTAAACAACAAAAGCCCCCAAGCTGGTGAAATATCATTCTTCCCACTGTGCAACAGTGACCAttcccaaataccattgataGACCTATATTTATTTCAGATGTAATTTGATTAATTACATTCTACGACGATTCTAGCCACTGTTCTGTTGTTATGTTTCTTTTCACTGTGCCGTCTATCCGCATGAGCCACACACAACCACAGTCATACATAAATACGTATGGACCATACATACGATCGTCACGTCCGACCAGCATGCTAGACACATTTATTTACATAAATACGCTTAGCCTGGCCACACGCCATTCATACTTGTATAAGTTTCAGTACAAGTGATGAACGTTCAGACACACCAATGTAAAGGGCATACGGTCGCGCAtggaaatttacatttttgctTGTTGGCACAGATGCTTTCACTAATTGTCATTATGCGACGTCTATCTTAACAACACAAGTTGGATATAATTCTCACTTGGTTGATGTAGCAATTGCTTCTTCATGTCACCTTTTCTAGGGCTGGCCATGAGTCGTTTGAGCAGACAGGAAAGCAAGACGTGTGCCATGGTCCACAGTCAGAACGCATAGAAGCCCGAAGCAGTTCATCACCGACCGACGGATCCGTTGGTACCACCTAACGCGGTTCGTTTCGACTTGGTCACACCCTAACGCGACTCTTTTCAACTGGTTCGCACCCTAACGCGACTCGTTTCGACTTGTTCGCACCCTAACGTTGATTCGTTTGCACATTAACGTGACTTGTTCGCaccctaacgctgattcgttcgcactCTAACGCGACTTGTTAGCACCCTAACGTGATTCGATCCGACTTGTTCACACCCTAATGCGACTTATTCGCATCCTTACGTTGATTCGCTCGCAGACTAACGGACTTGTTCACACCCTAACGTGACTTGACCGCaccctaacgctgattcgttcgttAAGGATTAAAGTGGGTTATTATTTAGGATTTTTTGGTTCTTAAAGGTAAATCCTGGACGACTGCTGGTCTACCTCAGCCGAAAATAAAACCACATTACCTGCTTTCTATCAAGTTGCAGCAGGAGTAGAATTTATTCAATCTCTTTTTACCATATCAACGACTTTCCAGTTCAGTTTCTAGAATAAAACATTTGGAAAGACCGTCAGCTTTTTGTCCTCCAAGACAGGAGCCTTGAAAAAGCCCAGCTTTTGTTtcctttcttaaaattttgccaagtccATTAGACTATGCCCATCCAGACAACTTTCTTTACGCTCCCCAAGCGAGTTCCGAAGCAGTAGACAGAAAGCGGCCGTTCAGTATGATAACGATGTCATCGTTAAGTCAACAACCTATATTCCTTCCTTCTCGAACCACTAGAGAGTCCCTTTGACAATACAaacccaaacaagtaaaagggcattaagttcggctgtaaGTTCCCACCACTTTATATATATTagccacatttcatcaaaaacagGTAAAAATATCGAATAATGGTCTGATCATGGCAAAATTCAGCACAAACGTCATGAGtccaacacatctcactgttctACAATTCAGCTATTTATGGATGAAAGACCATAAATCAGGAGCTCAgcgtatatggcagttatatccaaatatggtccgatcttaaccatactctgCTCTGACGATGAAAGGCGTACCACAGCTCTGagtgccaattttcatcgaaatcgcgtaataaatgaGCGTTAGGCCTAATactgggagatcagtctatatggctaGAATtttccgatctgaaatatatttgattCGGATCTCGAGAATCTTGGGACTACTCACTACGCTGCttctatgggtcttagaccttaaatcgggcgatcggggACTACGGCAAGATCTTGTCCGATATGAACTATTTTCGATACGAATCACGAGGGTCCGAAGAcaattcactgtgccaaatttgattcATAGACCTTAAAGCGCGAGTTCGGTCtttatcacagctatatcaagatattattCGATGGGAAACACATTCGATACGAATATTGGGGGAACGAAAACAACTCACAGTGTCAAGTTTCTGcgcaattgggtaataaatgcgtctttaatagccccaaaaatgtgtgcaaagtttcagctcagtaaTTCTAAAAATGGCTTgattgtcttagaatttaaaATCGATCAATCGGGTATCCCCAAATTCACTTCGATGTGGCCAACTACAATACATCATCAACGGCATCAGTAACCCGTCAACCATTTGCACAAGCATTTGGAGTTCTGCTTATCAGTGAAGAGTCGCATATGTTTCTAATATATGAAGGTGTCAAGTAGTCTCTCCAGGGCATTTAAGATGAAAAAAGGGAGATTAGGTGGTAAGGCCTCTGCCGGGAATCAAACCCATGAGCACACTATGATCTCGGCTACATGGGAGACCATGAGAGCCTAACTGGCCTGTGGTCCTTCGCAATGGTGTGCCGTAGTTTTCCCTCTTATGGGAAGAAAACCAGACTATCCCGCCGCCAACTCGCACAGCAAAATGCAGCTCCTAAAAATCACATCAAAAAGTCACCATGCTTACCTTTGCAACATAGCAGGCAGTAGAATGCCATTCGGTCCCCTCAACTTTTAGGGTTCAAACGAATGCACTGCCCATACTCTCTTTCCCTCCGTTATCATCTCTTCAATAAAGACAGTGCGTCAGCACGAAGTTTTATCCGAGAGACGGGGATACAGTCCAATTTCATTGACCCGCTGTGTATGTCAGGGCAACCAGTGAAGTGTGTCGTAGTCCACAGCTTGAGGGTCTCAGAGCCCACTCTGTCCAGTTTCCGTGGGGGTTGATAAAACGTATCCTGCAAAACCTCCAGGTTCTCCTGTTTGCATCGTGCATCCTGAGATAGAACCAAATCTCGCCCTATTGTAGAGCCTCTTTGAAGTATTTTTGAGATTTCTCAAGTCCACGTTCCAATAATCAGGCTACGATATTTTATCAGGAAGATAAGAGGGCAGTATACCTCATAACCAACAATATCGTCAAATTCAATAGGTTCGCAGCCAATTATAGCTCCTCACTACCATTAAGGCcacggtggtttcccctcctaatgctggcaacatttgtgagatactatgacatgtaaaacttcactccaaagaggtgtcgcactgcggcacgccgttcggactcggctataaaagggaggccccttatcattgagcttaaacttgaatcggactgcacactttgatatgtgagaagtttgcctctgttccttagtggaatcttcatgggcaaaatttgcaaattttactaCCATTAAGCTTCgcgtccgaatcggtctataacctaatatagctcccatataaaccgatctgccgatttgaattcttgagaccatggaaggcgcaatttttgtccgatttggctgaaattttgtatttaatgttccgttacgacttccaacaactgtgcttagtacggtccgcatagatctataacctgatataactcccatataaaccgatctgccgtccgacttggctgaaactttgcatttgGTGTccctgtgtcaagtacggtccgaatcggtatataacctgatataactcccatataaaccgatctcccgatttgacttcttgagcccctggaagccggtccgaattggtctataagctgatatggctcccatataaacccatctcccgattttacttcttgagcccctggaagccggtccaaatcggtctataagctgatatagctcccatataaaccgatctgccgatttgacttcttgagctcatggaaaccgcaatttttgtccgattgggctgaaatatatatataaaccgatctcccgatttgacttcttgagcctttggaagccggtccaaatcggtctaaaagctgatatagctcccatatagaccgatctgccgatttgacttcttgagcatatggaaaccgcaatttttgtccgattgggctgaaattttttatgcaatgttccgttaggacttccaacaattgtgccacgtacggtcagaatcggtctataacctgatattactcCCGTATAATCCGTGTTCATTTCCTTGTTCGTTTCCtagaagcattaatttttgctggtttgacagaagtttggtatgtagaataaaattatgagccacaacttaatttattttgaatccatttttagcagaatccatggtggttggttcacaagattcggtccggccgaacttagcacacctttgcttgttttctgatgttctcgccaggattcgtgcCCAGCTGTTCAGCGtcagaggcggacatgctaacctctgcgcaacggtggctgCCATTTAAAAATCTAAACATATTTTCCACTTATTGTGTAAGGTAGCCGACAGACTCCTCGGTTGAGCACTCCATTCAGTCTTCCAAACTTTTGTAATATTGGGTTGATGTTTGGCATCTCCTCATCTGCTTGTCTTGGATAGCAATGCCTTAAATACATTTGGACTACTATCACCTTTTACTAATTCCATTCTCAATGTTGATCTAGTTTTCGGAATAAGTACAAAGCTATGTATGTGTGTTCTTACTAAGGCTAAAACAGATTTCTGGTATTTCGCTTAACTACCAAAAAGTGTACCAATTTTCCCTTAAACGTGCTCTATGGATGATGGTTTTTGCGAAATCACCAAAAACCAAAGATTCTTAAGgcgttttcagtttttttttttggttttttggagACCGTTTGTTGCCGTTGCTAATTTTTGTAAGCTTGTCTGTATGTTGTTGTCATCGTTGTTGTGGCAGATAATTGCTAATTTTGCTGTTATAAAAGTATGACCAAATCCATGATTGATTGCAGTAACACATAGCACTTCAAAAAGTGAAGTGTGTGTTCGGACTCCATCAAATCGTAGTTGAAGTTTACGGTTACTCGTTAGTTACCAAAATCCTTGTGTGATTtagaaaaatcaaaacaaaaatcaataaaaaaaaaaatgaaaattttggtgAGAACAACACTGACGGTCAGATCTCGGAAAGTGTTTAATAGGCACATGAATTGAATGTGTTTTGCAGATCCTTGTATCTTTGATTGCTGCCGCCGTTGCTGCCCCCGGTGGATTGTATGGTGGATTATATGGTGGTCATGGGGGCATTTCCTATGGGGCCGCGTCTATAGGATATGCTGCAGCAGCTCCTGCCATTAGTTATGCCGCTGCTGCTCCCGCCATTAGCTATACTGCCGCAGCGCCTGCTATTTCTTATGCAGCAGCAGCTCCAGCTGTTCaatatgctgctgctgctccagTCATCGCTGCTGCCCCTGCAATTGCAGCAGCTCCTGCCATTGCGGCAGCCCCAGCCATTGCTGCAGCTCCAGCAATTGCAGCTGCTCCTGCTGTTCAAATTGCTGCCGCTCCTGCCATTGCAGCTGCTCCCGCAATTGCAGCAGCCCCTGCTGTTCAGGTTGCCGCTGCTCCAGCCGTTAAATTAGCACAAGTTGTTACCCCAGCATTTACCACCGTCTCCAAATACAGCTCAGTAAGTAGAAGCTATTATCGTGGAAGTTGACCCAAAGACTGAGGTAAATCGAAGTGATTGTGGACTGGCTGCGAAGTAATATTTAGGAAAGAAAATTGAAACAATTGGATAAGGCTTATTAAAGGACCCTTTGGTCcttattgtttaaattttgggaacccaccaccatagattctgctgaaaatttctataaattaacaaagttgaagggcatatgtgaactgtacgtaccaaatttctgctaaaccaggcaaaaatttaattttctaggAGCCGTATAAggcttatcgggagatcg from the Stomoxys calcitrans chromosome 1, idStoCalc2.1, whole genome shotgun sequence genome contains:
- the LOC106095544 gene encoding cuticle protein 70, isoforms A and B-like; amino-acid sequence: MFKFAVVIFAIIACASAKPGLIGAPLAYTAPAAVVAAAPAPFVTATSSQVIARNYNGIATAPVVAPVAAPVVAKTFAAPVATAFAAPVAAAYNAPLAYSAPLAYSAPLAYAGAHAPLLL